The genomic interval TGCGCTACGAGCCGGACCTGGTGCAGATTCAGGTCCGTGCCCAGGAGACGCGCTACCTCGTGCTGGCCGACGCCGACTTCCCGGGCTGGGCGGTGACGGTGAACGGCGTGGAGGCGCGCTCGGAGCGCGCCAACTACCTGTTCCGGGCGGTGGAAGTCCCGCCCGGCGAACATACGGTGACCTGGCGCTACCGCCCGACCAGCCTGCTGCTGGGGGCCGGCATCACGGCCGCGGCGCTGGTCATGATGGTGGCGCTCACAGCGGCCGGCCTCGGCCGCCGACGGGCGCCCGTGCCGCGGCCGGCGGCAGCCGCCGGCTGACTACCCAGCGTCCGGGATGATGTGGACCCGCGAGGCGTTCACCTGGACCACCACCGAGCCTGCGAGCGGTGGCCCGGCGCCCGGGTCTGGCTGGTCGACGAGCCACTCCTGGCCATCGGACCTGACCGCGTAGCGCATCAGCCGGCCCAGGAACGTGTGCCGAACCACCTCGCCGTGGAAGACCGCGCCAGCATGGACGTGGGCATCGGCCGGCGCGGCGACCGACAGGCTCTCCGGGCGGATCGAGAGCACGACCTGGCTGCCCGAGGACAGCGCGGACCAGTCGCCCGGCACCACGATGGTCTGATCCCCGACGCGAACGTGGGCGGCGTCAGGCCCGGCGGAGGCCACCTGCCCCTTCACGAGGTTGACGGTCCCCACGAAGTCGGCCATGAACGGCGTGCGCGGGTGGTAGTAGATGTCCCAGGGCGGGCCCCACTGCTCCACCTTGCCGCGGTTCATGACGGCCACCCAGTCGCTCATCGCCAGGGCCTCGTCCTGATCGTGGGTGACGTAGATGGTGGTGATGCCGAGCTGCCGCTGGATCGACATCAGCTCGTCGCGGATGCTGACGCGGAGCTT from Chloroflexota bacterium carries:
- a CDS encoding ABC transporter ATP-binding protein produces the protein MAESQRIEPHIRLVNITKRFGPVGQNPPAVDNISLEVPRGSFTTLLGPSGCGKTTTLRMIAGFYEPDAGDILLGDRRINDVPAHRRGTAMVFQDYALFPHMSVAENVGYGLKLAGVKGPERQQRVADTLKFLGLTGLEKRSPSQLSGGQQQRVALARALVMNPEVLLLDEPLSNLDAKLRVSIRDELMSIQRQLGITTIYVTHDQDEALAMSDWVAVMNRGKVEQWGPPWDIYYHPRTPFMADFVGTVNLVKGQVASAGPDAAHVRVGDQTIVVPGDWSALSSGSQVVLSIRPESLSVAAPADAHVHAGAVFHGEVVRHTFLGRLMRYAVRSDGQEWLVDQPDPGAGPPLAGSVVVQVNASRVHIIPDAG